In Flexistipes sp., one DNA window encodes the following:
- a CDS encoding ACT domain-containing protein codes for MKIKQISVFIENISGRLYEVTELLGENNINIRALSLADTSDFGILRLIVNDPDKAYDLLKQNDFTVGRTDVIAVEVPDVPGGLASVLKALRDADVNVEYMYAFVERSGDCAVMIFRFDETDKAVEALNNAGFTTIKGEKIYGL; via the coding sequence ATGAAGATTAAACAGATTTCCGTATTTATAGAGAATATATCCGGCCGTTTGTATGAAGTCACGGAACTTTTGGGAGAAAATAACATAAACATAAGGGCACTGTCTTTGGCTGATACCTCAGATTTTGGAATTCTGCGCTTGATTGTAAATGACCCTGACAAGGCCTATGACCTCCTGAAACAAAATGATTTTACGGTTGGCAGAACGGATGTGATTGCAGTTGAAGTGCCGGATGTCCCCGGTGGTTTGGCAAGTGTGTTAAAAGCCCTAAGGGATGCGGATGTTAACGTGGAATATATGTACGCATTTGTGGAGAGAAGCGGAGACTGTGCTGTTATGATTTTTCGTTTCGACGAAACCGACAAAGCAGTTGAAGCACTTAATAATGCTGGTTTTACAACAATTAAAGGTGAAAAAATATACGGTCTTTAA